Proteins encoded together in one Anticarsia gemmatalis isolate Benzon Research Colony breed Stoneville strain chromosome 1, ilAntGemm2 primary, whole genome shotgun sequence window:
- the LOC142983050 gene encoding uncharacterized protein LOC142983050: protein MVYKSLCALSVAPHLRVMRRVGFCRLSARSGAGRLRRAAHRLYHVFALSATSVYVLQQLIYAVQERKDLAKLTQVMFVMLCFGTCVGKQLAFYLDADDVDALISALDEPLLNQAAGAGGAGEALLRGTVRGAARLLRVYSGCAVSTCVLWTVFPVLYRIQGLHFEFPFWTGICYDHIVV, encoded by the exons ATGGTGTACAA GTCGCTGTGCGCGCTGAGCGTGGCGCCGCACCTGCGCGTGATGCGGCGCGTGGGCTTCTGCCGGCTGAGCGCGCGCAGCGGGGCGGGCCGCCTGCGCCGCGCCGCGCACCGCCTCTACCACGTGTTCGCGCTCTCCGCCACCTCCGTCTACGTGCTGCAACAGTTAATCTATGCCGTTCAG GAGAGAAAAGACTTGGCCAAACTGACACAAGTGATGTTCGTGATGTTGTGCTTCGGCACGTGCGTCGGCAAGCAGCTCGCCTTCTACCTGGACGCGGACGACGTGGACGCTCTCATCTCCGCGCTCGACG AGCCGCTGCTGAAccaggcggcgggcgcgggcggcgcgggcgagGCGCTGCTGCGCGGCACggtgcgcggcgcggcgcggctgCTGCGCGTGTACTCGGGCTGCGCCGTGTCCACGTGCGTGCTGTGGACCGTGTTCCCAGTGCTCTACAGGATCCAAGGACTACACTTTGAATTCCCCTTTTGGACGGGGATCTGCTACGACCACATCGTTGtgtaa